The following are encoded in a window of Telmatobacter sp. DSM 110680 genomic DNA:
- a CDS encoding DUF5009 domain-containing protein, with product MVTSSAVSPSYDATRSTPEKGIPAPPPRNVAVDAYRGLVMVLMMGEVMRFADVARSFPQSTFWRILAYNQTHVEWAGMSLHDTIQPGFTFLAGVALPYSIRSRQRKGESFTHMLLHTMWRSFLLIALGIFLRSTDGPITYYTFEDTLTQIGLGYTFAFLLTFAKARWQWISLALILFAYWLAWALYPAPGANFNWAAVGVAPDWHHIYSGFASHWNKNSNFGQAFDVWFLNLFPRTSRFAFNGGGYLTLSFIPTLGTMLLGVIAGRWFHEATPNIPLRKFALAAVALMAAGLVLHFTGICPIVKRIWTPSWTLWSGGVCFLFLAAFSWIVDAKKNQRLAFPLVVVGMNSIAAYLIAHLWEEFILSSFRIHLGMRVLNAFGAALEPFFLGVLTMAAYWLILYWMYRKRIFIRI from the coding sequence GTGGTCACGAGCTCCGCAGTCAGCCCTTCTTACGACGCAACTCGCTCAACGCCGGAGAAGGGCATTCCCGCGCCCCCTCCGCGAAACGTTGCTGTCGATGCCTATCGCGGCCTCGTGATGGTGCTGATGATGGGCGAAGTGATGCGCTTCGCTGATGTAGCGCGCTCATTTCCGCAAAGCACATTCTGGCGCATCCTGGCATACAACCAGACCCACGTTGAGTGGGCCGGAATGAGCCTGCACGACACGATACAGCCGGGATTTACATTTCTTGCTGGCGTCGCCCTTCCTTACTCCATACGCAGTCGCCAGCGTAAAGGCGAAAGTTTCACGCACATGCTTTTACATACGATGTGGCGGAGCTTTCTGCTCATCGCACTGGGCATCTTTCTGCGCTCAACCGATGGGCCGATTACGTACTACACCTTTGAAGACACCCTTACCCAGATCGGCCTCGGATACACCTTCGCTTTTCTGCTCACCTTTGCGAAGGCGCGCTGGCAATGGATTTCTCTCGCCCTGATTCTCTTCGCCTACTGGCTGGCCTGGGCGCTCTATCCCGCGCCAGGAGCGAACTTCAACTGGGCAGCTGTGGGTGTCGCGCCCGATTGGCACCACATTTATAGCGGCTTCGCGTCGCACTGGAACAAGAACAGCAATTTTGGCCAGGCGTTCGACGTCTGGTTTCTGAACCTGTTTCCGCGAACCAGTCGGTTTGCCTTCAACGGCGGCGGCTATTTGACGCTTAGTTTCATTCCGACGCTGGGGACGATGCTGCTAGGAGTAATTGCCGGGCGATGGTTCCATGAAGCGACGCCTAACATTCCTCTGCGGAAGTTTGCGCTTGCTGCGGTGGCGTTGATGGCGGCTGGACTCGTGCTGCATTTCACCGGGATATGTCCGATTGTGAAGCGGATCTGGACGCCTTCGTGGACGCTGTGGAGCGGCGGTGTCTGCTTCCTGTTCCTTGCAGCGTTCTCGTGGATCGTCGATGCTAAGAAAAATCAAAGGCTAGCCTTCCCGCTTGTGGTCGTGGGCATGAACTCGATTGCCGCATACCTCATCGCGCACCTCTGGGAAGAGTTCATCCTGAGTAGTTTCCGCATCCATCTCGGCATGCGTGTTCTCAACGCGTTCGGCGCCGCGCTCGAGCCTTTCTTCCTCGGCGTCCTCACGATGGCGGCGTACTGGCTGATTCTCTATTGGATGTATCGCAAGCGGATCTTCATCCGGATCTGA